In the genome of Streptomyces pactum, one region contains:
- a CDS encoding DUF397 domain-containing protein: MKALTMPEIQWQKSSFSTEGNECVELARSNESILIRESDTPHSVIAATPEKLRALILGIKSGEFDHLA; the protein is encoded by the coding sequence ATGAAGGCGCTGACTATGCCGGAAATTCAGTGGCAGAAATCCTCATTCTCGACGGAGGGAAACGAATGCGTCGAACTCGCCCGTTCCAATGAATCGATCCTCATACGCGAAAGCGACACGCCTCACTCCGTAATAGCCGCCACACCCGAAAAATTGCGTGCACTGATCCTCGGCATCAAGTCCGGAGAATTCGACCACCTGGCCTGA
- a CDS encoding helix-turn-helix domain-containing protein, whose translation MPPRAAPTARQRRLGAELRKLREQAGMSAPQAAEQLGTNRTGISNIEAGRFGVSHERVRALARIYECADVAYIDALAAMAEERVKGWWEEYRGGVSTGALDVAEMEYHARALRTVQIMHVPGLLQTEDYAQVVLATAIPKPAPAELRRRLSYRMKRRDILDKADPPQCTFLIHEAAMRMTVGGPKVMRTQLERLLEASERDNITVRAIPFSAGAFHNTGMSTVYASGPVPKLDTVHLDVSHGSALLDAETHLANYRAIMDAVEEIALPPEGTRELIHDIAQQL comes from the coding sequence GTGCCACCCAGAGCAGCGCCGACGGCCCGACAGCGACGGCTCGGCGCGGAACTGCGCAAGCTTCGCGAGCAAGCCGGCATGAGCGCTCCGCAAGCCGCCGAGCAACTCGGCACCAACCGCACCGGCATCAGCAACATCGAAGCCGGACGTTTCGGCGTCAGCCATGAGCGGGTGCGGGCACTTGCGAGGATTTATGAGTGCGCAGATGTCGCGTATATCGACGCGTTGGCGGCCATGGCCGAAGAACGGGTCAAGGGATGGTGGGAGGAGTATCGCGGCGGGGTGTCCACGGGCGCGCTGGACGTGGCGGAGATGGAATACCACGCCCGCGCCCTGCGGACGGTGCAGATCATGCATGTACCCGGGTTGCTACAGACCGAGGACTACGCGCAGGTAGTTCTCGCGACAGCCATCCCCAAGCCCGCTCCAGCAGAACTTCGACGCCGCCTCTCATATCGGATGAAGCGCCGAGACATCCTTGACAAGGCCGATCCGCCGCAGTGCACCTTCCTGATCCACGAGGCGGCCATGCGCATGACCGTGGGCGGCCCCAAAGTCATGCGCACTCAGCTCGAACGCCTGCTGGAGGCATCAGAGCGCGACAACATCACGGTGCGCGCCATCCCCTTCTCGGCAGGAGCCTTCCACAACACCGGGATGTCCACGGTGTACGCGTCGGGACCGGTTCCGAAACTCGACACCGTCCATCTCGACGTATCACACGGCAGTGCATTGCTTGACGCCGAGACCCACCTGGCCAATTACCGGGCCATCATGGATGCGGTCGAGGAGATCGCCCTCCCCCCGGAGGGCACTCGCGAACTCATACACGATATCGCACAACAACTATGA
- a CDS encoding ATP-binding protein, which translates to MTHLLAVPSGSESYRLTGPRTPRLPSIARDFLARVLPSTVPVDPDTLYAAKVCVSELVTNALRHTTTPAITIETTVGQDRCVVHVHDNSPDPPLLGRATLDREHGRGLALVERYAETWGSALYGGASPTHKSVWFRIALRERAR; encoded by the coding sequence ATGACGCATCTGTTAGCGGTCCCCTCGGGATCGGAGAGCTACCGTCTGACCGGGCCGCGCACGCCCAGACTGCCCAGCATCGCCCGCGACTTCCTCGCCCGCGTGCTGCCCTCGACCGTCCCCGTGGACCCGGACACGCTGTACGCCGCGAAGGTGTGCGTCTCCGAACTGGTCACCAACGCCCTTCGGCACACCACCACCCCCGCGATCACCATCGAGACCACGGTCGGGCAGGACCGCTGCGTGGTGCACGTCCACGACAACAGCCCGGACCCGCCCCTGCTGGGCCGCGCCACCCTGGACCGTGAACACGGACGCGGCCTCGCCCTGGTGGAGCGGTACGCCGAGACGTGGGGGTCCGCCCTCTACGGCGGCGCGTCCCCCACACACAAATCGGTCTGGTTCCGCATCGCCCTCCGGGAGCGTGCCCGGTGA